CGGCAACGCCATCGTCTGGCAGGATCGGCGCACGGCCGGCATGTGCGATGATCTCCGCCGCCGCGGCCTGGATGAGATGATCCGCGGCAAAACCGGCCTGGAGATCGACGCCTACTTCTCGGCCACCAAAATCGCATGGATGCTCGAACACATCGACGGCGCCCGGGCCCTTGCCGACTCGGGCCGCCTCGCCTTTGGCACGGTCGATTCCTGGTTGGCGCATCGACTGACCGACGCCGCGCTGCACATCACCGACATCAGCAACGCAGCTCGCACCATGCTCCTGAACATCCATACCGGCCAGTGGGATGAAGAACTGCTCGACCTGTTCAACATCCCGCGCGCCATGGTCCCGCAGGTGCGATCGTGCAGCGAGGTCTACGGCGAGATCGCCGCGCCTTCCGCGCTGGCCGGCGTGCCGCTGGCGGGGATGATCGGCGATCAGCAGGCCGCCACGATGGGCCAGGTCTGCACCGAGCCCGGACTGGCCAAGAACACCTACGGCACCGGCTGCTTTCTGCTGCTCAACACCGGCAACACGCCGCGCGAATCGGCCAATCGACTCCTCACCACCATCGCCTGGAGGCGCGGCGCCGAAACGACCTACGCGCTCGAAGGCAGCGTCTTCGTCGGCGGCGCCATCGTCCAGTGGCTGCGCGACGGCCTGGGCATCATCGACCGATCCGAAGACATCGAGCCGCTCGCCGCGCGCGCGGCCGACAGCGGCGGCGTGGTGCTGGTGCCCGCGCTCACCGGCCTGGGCGCGCCGCACTGGGACCCCCACGCGCGCGGGCTGATCATCGGCCTGACGCGGGGCACGACCGCAGCGCACATCGCCCGCGCAGCGCTCGAAGGCATCGCCTTCCAGGTTGCCGACGTGGCCGAGGCGATGCAGTCGGATGCGGCGGCGCCCCTCAGCGAACTGCGCGTCGATGGCGGCGCGGCGTGCAACGACCTGCTCATGCAGTTCCAGGCCGACATACTTCGAATCCCTGTCGTGCGCCCGAAACTCCTCGAAACCACCGCCCTTGGCGCTGCGTACATGGCTGGACTTGCGACGGGCCACTGGCCGTCGATTGACGCCGTCAGACAGAACTGGCAGGTCGATCGCATTTTCGAGCCGCGCATGAATGCGGTGGAGGCGCAAGCACATCGGACGCGGTGGCGCGAAGCAGTCCAGCGGGCCGGCGGCTGGACCCTCACGGCATCCCGTCCAGATACTCGGCGCTGAAGTTGCTTCGCAGTTCGATCCACATCGGCAGGTGATCGGACATCTTGTAGGTGCGCCAGGTGTTGTACGACACGTTGCTCGTGATCTGCGGGCTGTAGATCGGCTCATCCGCCGTCGTGAAGACGTGTTCGAAGTAGTCGAAGATGTTGGCCCCGACGATGTCGAGCCTGGCGTAGCCGCGATCGCGGTCGGGCTTCCAGAAGGCGATCTGGTCGTAATGCTGGTCGCGCGACACGTTGGAGCCGGGAATGCTTTTGAGCGATTCGGGCACGACAAAGCCGCTCGACTCGAGCGCCGCCATTGTGGGGTGGCCAGCGCCAATGATGTTGAAGTCGCCCAGCAGTCCCAGGAACGCGCTGCGGTCGTACTTGAGTTCGCTTTCCGCTTTCTTTGCCAGCGCTGCGGCGAGCAATTCGATCTCGCGGCGGCGCTGCTCCATCTTCGCCGGATCGTCATCCTCGCCGTAGTAGATGTGCACGGTGCACAGGTTGATCTGCAGCCAGCCGGCCTGGAAGGAAATCAGAAACGGCGTCCGGGCGAACTGGCGCAGCGAATCATCGAACGAATCGTTGGGAAAGCGCAGCCGCAGCCGCTCCTCGCCGACGATCGGCGCCGGCAGATCGATATCCGCCTGACCCGTGCCGGGGCTGTTCACCGGCGTGTTCTTCACCACGACCACGGAGCAGCCATCGGGCAGCTTGAGCGTGCATCCGGCGGGGAGGTTGATCTCGACATCGCGATCGAGCACCTTGCCTCCGCTTTTGCTGCGCAGCCGTGCCGCATAGGTGCCGCTGAGATCAGTGCCGCCGGGTAATATGACCTCGACCGTCGGCGCGAGCCGGATGCGCTCGCCGAACGCGGCGCGGATCTTGCCGTCTTCGGCGAGCGTGAGTTCGCCGGCAATGTTCCGAAACTGTGCCCGCGAGCGGTTGTAGGCGAAGACCATGCGCTCGCCGTTGCCCGGCCCGCCGTCGGTCACATCCGTGGCGAGGTAGTCCCAGTCGGGCCGAGCAGCCGCATCAGCTTGCTGAATTCATTGAGATCGGCCCGGATCTCCTGAAGCGCGACGATGTCAAAGTTCGAGATGATCTCGGCGATGTAGTAGAGGCACTCGTCGTCATCGCGGCCGCCGTACTTGCCGTTGCCAAACTCGCGCAGATTCCACGTGCCGATGCGCACCGTTTGAAGACGATCGATCGGAGCGGGCGCCGGCCCCGGCCGAGCAAAGTGGTTCGACAGCGCAGCGCGCAGTGCGATCAGTCTGCTCACCACGCGCTGCTTGTGCGCGGCGGTGGCAGCGTCATCAGTCGCTTTGAGTTTCAATCCGGCGTAGAAAGGCATGAGGCCTCCGATCTTCCGGCGCACCGCCGAAGTGTCATCCCGCGAAGGCAGAATCTGCTACGTAAACAACCCTGTCGGTTCATCCTCGACGGGTTTGATCAATGACGGGTCGGAGTTCTTCGGGCTGTTCACGCGCGTGCTCACGCGATATGCGTGGAGCATCGACGCGGGCGCGGGATCGAGCAGCTCGTTGAGTTGCTCGGGCGCCGCCTTGGGATTGAGCCACGCGTCGAACTCATCCGGCGAGAGAATCACCGGCATGCGATCGTGAAGGTCTTTGATGTTGTCACTGGCGTTGGTGGTGATGATCGTAAAGGTGTCGATCGGCTCGCCGCCTTTGTCCCACCGCTCCCACAGGCCCGCCAGGCACATGATTGAGCCGCGGCTCGGGTGGATGTACCACGGCTGCTTGCGGCCGGCGATCTTCTGCCACTCGTAGAATCCGGAAATCGGCACGAGGCAGCGCCGCCGCGCGAACGCGCTGCGAAACGCCGGCTTGCTCGCCAGCGACTCGGCGCGGGCGTTGATGAGGCGATTGCCGATCGCCGGATCGTCCGCCCAGTGCGGGATCAGTCCCCAGCGCGCAATGGCGATCTCGCACTGACCCTGGTCATCCAGCCGGGCGATGACCGAGTCCTGCGTCGGCGCGACGTTGTACGAAAGCGGCAGCTGCTCACCGGTGCTGGACTGCAGCACGCTCAAAAACGTGTGCACTTCCTTCCACGTGTACTCGCGCGTAAACCGCCCGCACATGGCAACATCTTACCGGTGGCCGAGCAGATACAGCGACGTTTGCCCAAATGCACAGGTTTCGGGAAAGGCCGGCTGGATACCTAACAAATACTTGACAAATATACCCCTCGCGGCTACCCTTGGCGCATGGAGGCGCTCACGAGAATCCCTCAGAATAAGGCCACGGAGCGGCAAAAACGGGCTTTGGCCATCATCCAGGCCGTGTCGGAGCGGCACCCGGGCACGGCGGCCCCGCGACAGGCCGCCGTGCCTACCGGCTTTCTCGACAGCGCCATGCCGCACGGCGGGCTTGCGCGCAGCGCCGTGCACGAATGGATAGGCGTCGATGAGCCTGAACCCGCATCTTCCGACGAACCGACCACCAGCAAGCAGCTCCACACGCGGCGGCCGGCCAGCCGATCCATCCAGCGACCCTACGGCTGGTCGCCCCCGCTCACGCTGCTCGTGCAGATCGCCCGGCAGTCGCTGATCGGACCGGACAACCCCGCCCACGTCATCTGGATCGGCCAGCCGATATGGCCCTACGCGCCGAGTCTGGCGCACGATCCGCAGCAGTCGCAAAGCCAGTCTCTGCTCGCCGCATCGCTCTTCGTGCAGGCGGAAACGGTGCGCGAGCGCGTGTGGGCCGCGGACCTGGCGCTGCGCAGCCGGTGCGCCGCTTCGGTCATCGTCGATGGATCGGGTTTCGATCTGTCCGCGACGCGGCGGCTGCAACTCGCGGCCGAGGCGGGCGGCGCGCTGTGCCTGCTGGCCCGGCCGCCGTGGGAGCGGCACGTGCTCTCGGCGGCGAACACGCGATGGGCGGTGCGGTGCTGCCCGTCATTCACCACGACAAGGCGATGGACCGTCGAACTGCTGCGCTGCAAGGGAGTGCAGCCCACTTCGCAGGCTGCACGCCTGTGGACCCTGGAGCGCCACCATGCGACGCGCCATGTCGCTGTGGTTCCCGACGTTCTCAGCCGACCTCGTCAGGCGGAGGCTCAGCACGCGCCCGCCCGGCGTACCGGCTGAGCACCAGAGCCGGCGAAAAGTCATCCTCCTCACCACGCAGGTGCACGGCCGCGAGATCATCGCCCGGCACTGCGATCGCGCCGCGGCGCTGGGCATCTCGGCAGGTATGGACCTCGCCCACGCGCGCTCGCTGATTCCGACTGGAACCGCCCTGCACCTCGAACCCCATCGCATCGATCGCGAACTGCAGACCCTGCACGCGCTGGCGTGCTGGGCGCTGCGCTACTCCCCTCTTGCAGCGCCTGATCCGCCGGATGGATTGTGGCTCGACATCACCGGCACGCAGCGCGTGCACCGCAGCGAATCGAGGCTGATTCGATCCGCATCCGCTGCGGCAGCGAGGCTTGGCTTTGCCAATCGCATCGCCACCGCTTCGACCTTCGGCTGCGCCTGGGCCGCGGCACGGTTCGGCTCGCGCGATCTGGCCCGCATCCCCGACGGCCGTCAGCGCCAGGCGCTGGCGGACCTGCCCACCGCCGCGCTGCGGCTCGAAAACGAAACCGTCTACGGCCTCGAAGAAATCGGCGTTACCTGCATCGGACATCTGCTCGAACTGCCCCGCGCTTCGCTCGCCTCCCGATTCGGATCCGAAGTGATCGACCGGCTCGATCAGGCCCTGGGGCTGATGTTCGAGCAGATCGATCCCGTGCGCCCCCAGCCCCCGCCGCGCGCGGAACTCATCTTCGACGGGCCGACCGATCAATGGGA
This region of Phycisphaerales bacterium genomic DNA includes:
- the glpK gene encoding glycerol kinase GlpK: MPFVIALDQGTTSCRAIIFDEAAQVVSIAQKEFRQIFPQGGWVEHDPNEIWSTQAGVITEAMERAGLRARDIAAAGITNQRETAIVWDRATGRPIGNAIVWQDRRTAGMCDDLRRRGLDEMIRGKTGLEIDAYFSATKIAWMLEHIDGARALADSGRLAFGTVDSWLAHRLTDAALHITDISNAARTMLLNIHTGQWDEELLDLFNIPRAMVPQVRSCSEVYGEIAAPSALAGVPLAGMIGDQQAATMGQVCTEPGLAKNTYGTGCFLLLNTGNTPRESANRLLTTIAWRRGAETTYALEGSVFVGGAIVQWLRDGLGIIDRSEDIEPLAARAADSGGVVLVPALTGLGAPHWDPHARGLIIGLTRGTTAAHIARAALEGIAFQVADVAEAMQSDAAAPLSELRVDGGAACNDLLMQFQADILRIPVVRPKLLETTALGAAYMAGLATGHWPSIDAVRQNWQVDRIFEPRMNAVEAQAHRTRWREAVQRAGGWTLTASRPDTRR
- a CDS encoding SOS response-associated peptidase — encoded protein: MCGRFTREYTWKEVHTFLSVLQSSTGEQLPLSYNVAPTQDSVIARLDDQGQCEIAIARWGLIPHWADDPAIGNRLINARAESLASKPAFRSAFARRRCLVPISGFYEWQKIAGRKQPWYIHPSRGSIMCLAGLWERWDKGGEPIDTFTIITTNASDNIKDLHDRMPVILSPDEFDAWLNPKAAPEQLNELLDPAPASMLHAYRVSTRVNSPKNSDPSLIKPVEDEPTGLFT